The segment TTGAGTAGCAGGCGCTACGAGTGGCGACACCAATAATCCTGCTAGCGATGATAGGTGGCGTTCTCGTCAATGTAGCCGTGAGTCATGTCGCAGCCCCAGGCGGTGGCGCTGTAGAAGCCGACGTGCAGATCAGCGGTGAGGGTAAACTCGGCCTGGGCCAGCACCGCTTTGGCCGCCTCTGGCTTGAAGTCGGCAGCAACGCCATTGCGCATTACGGCTACGTCGCCAAAGGAGACATCTAGCCGGTCATGGTTCATCTCGGCCCCGCACGCGCCCAGCGTGGAAAGCACGCGGCCCCAGTTGGGGTCTTCGCCATAGACGGCGCAGCGCCAGATGGGCGAAATGGTCAGGGCGCGGGCGGCGCGGCGGGCGTCGGCGTCGGTGCGCGCGCCGCGCACAACGACTTCCATCAGTTTCGTCGCGCCTTCGCCGTCGCGGGCCATCTCGCGGGCCAGATAGCGGGTGACATGGCGCAGCGCCGCCTCGAAGACGGACGCGCCCGGCGCGTCGGCGGTCAGCGGCTCGTTTCCGGCCACGCCGTTAGCGAAAAGCAAGACAGTATCATTGGTGGACATGTCGCCATCCACGCAGATCATGTTGAACGAATCGTTGACGGCCCGCCGCAGCGTGTCTTGCTGAAAGGCAGGGTCCAGGGCTGCATCCGTGGTCAGATAGCAGAGCATCGTCGCCATATTGGGGTAGATCATGCCGGACCCCTTGGTCGTGCCGCCCAGGCGCACCGTCTTGTCGCCAAGCGCGAACTCGATGGCGATCTCTTTGGGGCGTGTATCGGTGGTCATGATGCCCAGGGTGAAGAGATGCCCGCCATCTGCTGCCAGTTCGACCTGAGCGATGCCATGCTCGATCTTCTCCATAGGCAGCGGACGCCCGATGATGCCGGTGGAACTCACCAGGACATGCTGGGGAGCGATGTCTAGCTTTTTGGCGGCCAGATCAGCCATGCGGCGGGCGTCAATCATGCCGCGCTCGCCGTTGGAGCAGTTGGCGTTGCCGCTGTTCATGACAAGCGCCTGCGCGTGGCCGCCCGTGGCAAGCAGATGCTCTTTGCAGAGCAAAACGGGCGCGGCTGGGGCGCGGCTGGTGGTGAAGGTTCCGGCGACGGCGCAGAGCGTATCGGAAGCAAGTAAAGCCACGTCGCGGGTATCTGGATCAGCTTTAATGCCAGCGGAGGTAGAGCCGGCCTTGAATCCTGGCGGAGCGGTGACGCCGCCCTGGATGGAGCGAAAATCGCTTGACATACATGAACTCCTCTGTTCTATTGGTTCACGCCCTGGGCGATGAGGAAGCGGAGGGGGTTGGAGGCGGCATCTGCC is part of the Ktedonobacterales bacterium genome and harbors:
- the argJ gene encoding bifunctional glutamate N-acetyltransferase/amino-acid acetyltransferase ArgJ, with the protein product MSSDFRSIQGGVTAPPGFKAGSTSAGIKADPDTRDVALLASDTLCAVAGTFTTSRAPAAPVLLCKEHLLATGGHAQALVMNSGNANCSNGERGMIDARRMADLAAKKLDIAPQHVLVSSTGIIGRPLPMEKIEHGIAQVELAADGGHLFTLGIMTTDTRPKEIAIEFALGDKTVRLGGTTKGSGMIYPNMATMLCYLTTDAALDPAFQQDTLRRAVNDSFNMICVDGDMSTNDTVLLFANGVAGNEPLTADAPGASVFEAALRHVTRYLAREMARDGEGATKLMEVVVRGARTDADARRAARALTISPIWRCAVYGEDPNWGRVLSTLGACGAEMNHDRLDVSFGDVAVMRNGVAADFKPEAAKAVLAQAEFTLTADLHVGFYSATAWGCDMTHGYIDENATYHR